A stretch of the Nerophis ophidion isolate RoL-2023_Sa linkage group LG29, RoL_Noph_v1.0, whole genome shotgun sequence genome encodes the following:
- the LOC133546222 gene encoding thiosulfate sulfurtransferase/rhodanese-like domain-containing protein 2, which produces MDVVCGEFLDWEVEECSPRCAKREKQLSAPLRRFYSLNRRKSFATFVASKREGGQEDGRPSWRCCDCVFNRDAAIHEHVARTHASEIQQLAQAEYECTLGRVEEEPQHQHHNDRVDVTAWIPDISHVPEEDLRKGPGKVLLYYRYCRVEEPHVICAWQRTLCELLHLTGKVRVATEGINGTVGGTHVATDLYMQAMRSHPLFNMDIEDFKTSDGGPDCFTGLKVGVFKEIVPMGLDPEILSYQLAGVHLEPEEFHKEVEALVSKGDSCDDTILLDCRNFYESKIGQFTGCLAPDIRKFSYFPDYVDQNLELFRDKKVLMYCTGGIRCERGSAYLRSKDVCKEVYQLKGGIHKYLEHFPDGFYRGKLFVFDERYTISSNHDVVSGCSYCGRPWDRYELCTTRFCCQLVLSCPACRSHGHTACCPTCRSKGREGAPTSREECECTDGRPRIPQDVKVTA; this is translated from the exons ATGGACGTTGTTTGCGGGGAGTTCTTAGACTGGGAAGTCGAGGAGTGTTCGCCCAGATGTGCTAAACGTGAGAAACAGCTCTCTGCGCCCCTCAGGAGGTTCTACAGCCTAAACAGGAGGAAA TCGTTCGCTACCTTCGTGGCATCCAAGAGGGAGGGCGGTCAGGAGGACGGACGACCGTCTTGGCGCTGCTGTGACTGCGTCTTCAACCGGGACGCCGCCATTCACGAGCACGTCGCCAGGACGCACGCAAGCGAGATCCAGCAGCTGGCACAGGCCGAGTACGAGTGCACGCTGGGCCGGGTGGAAGAAGAACCTCAACATCAGCATCACAACGACCGCGTGGACGTCACCGCGTGGATCCCAGATATTAGTCACGTCCCCGAGGAGGACCTCAGAAA AGGCCCTGGTAAAGTTCTGCTGTATTACCGCTACTGTCGAGTGGAGGAGCCGCACGTCATCTGTGCTTGGCAGAGAACTTTGTGTGAGCTGCTGCACCTCACCGGCAAG GTGAGGGTGGCCACAGAGGGCATCAACGGGACCGTGGGAGGGACTCATGTCGCCACGGACCTTTACATGCAAGCCATGCGCTCACATCCTCTTTTCAACATGGACATTGAAGACTTTAAG ACAAGCGATGGCGGTCCAGACTGTTTCACCGGCCTGAAGGTCGGCGTCTTTAAGGAAATCGTCCCAATGGGATTGGATCCTGAAATCCTGTCCTACCAACTCGCAG GAGTCCATTTGGAACCTGAGGAGTTCCACAAAGAAGTGGAGGCACTTGTGTCCAAAGGGGATTCCTGCGACGACACCATCCTGCTGGACTGCCGCAACTTTTACGAGAGTAAAATT GGGCAGTTCACTGGATGTCTGGCCCCTGACATCCGCAAGTTCAGCTACTTCCCAGACTACGTAGACCAGAACCTGGAGCTCTTCCGCGACAAGAAGGTGCTCATGTACTGCACAGGAGGGATCCGCTGTGAGCGAGGTTCCGCCTACCTCCGCTCAAAA GACGTCTGCAAAGAGGTTTACCAGCTGAAAGGTGGCATCCATAAATACCTGGAACACTTCCCAGACGGCTTCTACCGCGGGAAGCTTTTCGTCTTCGACGAGCGCTACACCATCTCCTCCAACCATGACGTCGTCTCGG GCTGCAGCTACTGCGGGCGCCCCTGGGACCGCTACGAGCTGTGCACCACCCGCTTCTGCTGCCAGCTGGTGCTGTCCTGTCCCGCTTGCAGGTCGCACGGCCACACCGCCTGCTGCCCCACCTGTCGCAGCAAAGGGCGGGAGGGCGCCCCCACGAGCAGAGAGGAGTGCGAGTGCACCGACGGGCGCCCCAGAATCCCGCAGGACGTGAAAGTGACTGCTTAA